A section of the Saccharomyces paradoxus strain CBS432 chromosome XII sequence genome encodes:
- the SYM1 gene encoding ethanol metabolism protein (Protein required for ethanol metabolism~similar to YLR251W) has protein sequence MRLLHLYEASLKRRPKTTNAIMTGALFGIGDVSAQLLFPTSKIDKGYDYKRTARAVVYGSLIFSFIGDKWYKILNNRIYMRNKPQYHWSNMVLRVAVDQLAFAPLGLPFYFTCMSIMEGRSFDVAKLKIKEQWWPTLLTNWAVWPVFQAVNFSVVPLQHRLLAVNVVAIFWNTYLSYKNSKVTEEYKVPVHYPPVVE, from the coding sequence ATGAGGCTATTACATTTATATGAAGCGAGCTTGAAGAGAAGACCCAAAACCACGAACGCGATAATGACAGGTGCGTTATTTGGGATTGGTGATGTGTCTGCTCAATTGCTGTTCCCAACATCCAAAATAGACAAGGGCTATGATTATAAAAGGACAGCTAGAGCTGTCGTTTATGgttctttgattttttcctttatagGAGACAAGTGGTACAAAATCTTGAATAACAGGATCTATATGCGTAATAAGCCCCAATACCACTGGTCTAATATGGTTTTGCGGGTAGCTGTCGATCAGTTGGCGTTCGCGCCGCTAGGTTTGCCATTTTATTTCACCTGTATGTCCATCATGGAAGGTAGATCGTTTGATGTAGCCAAGTTGAAAATTAAAGAACAATGGTGGCCTACACTTTTGACTAATTGGGCAGTTTGGCCAGTTTTCCAAGCGgttaatttttctgttgttCCCTTACAACATAGGTTACTAGCCGTTAATGTTGTTGCGATATTCTGGAACACTTACTTATCTTATAAGAATTCAAAGGTCACGGAGGAGTACAAGGTTCCTGTTCATTATCCTCCCGTGGTCGAATAA